One window of Streptomyces sp. NBC_00273 genomic DNA carries:
- a CDS encoding N,N-dimethylformamidase beta subunit family domain-containing protein, giving the protein MHQMYSAGPGSDGEDAGRRRFLAIATGAATAAGFGVLAGCANGDGDRTGESGSGTAPRSAAASESAAPGKRPPAAAARGLDVKAENARPGHADWPVDKAGPARAIEGFADKVSVLPGESFGLHVSTTAPRFTVSAYRMGWYGGARARLVWRSEALPGVRQPEHTVDAATRMVRTRWTRTATVETKDWPEGSYLLRLDAQGGEGRRFVPITVRSAVTAGRTVVVNAVTTWQAYNRWGGYGSYDGPSGGFASRSLAVSFDRPYEYDDGAGLFLVYEAPLIALAERLGIPLAYTTTTDVAREKRLLEGAAAVLSLGHDEYWSPEQRAHFTAARDAGTNIAVLGANCCYRRIRLEPSDLGPDRTLVCYKSSYEQDPGFKRGQPATVDFRSVPGADPESSLLGVIYDGYPVDAPYVVTNPGHWLFEGTGAQAGERFEHLVGVEYDKVDTSFPTPRPIEILAHSPVVCEGRPSHQDTAYYTVASGAGVFATGTMRWVEALDATGDGRSGRNHGLDARSGALTTRVTENLLRVFAAGPAGRTHPAQDNVKAVYGRS; this is encoded by the coding sequence ATGCATCAGATGTACTCGGCCGGACCCGGATCGGACGGCGAAGACGCAGGCAGGCGGCGCTTCCTCGCGATCGCGACGGGGGCGGCCACGGCTGCGGGGTTCGGGGTCCTGGCCGGTTGCGCGAACGGCGACGGCGACCGTACCGGCGAATCCGGATCCGGGACGGCGCCGCGATCCGCGGCGGCGTCGGAGTCCGCCGCGCCGGGCAAGAGGCCGCCGGCGGCCGCGGCGCGGGGTCTCGACGTCAAGGCCGAGAACGCCCGCCCGGGCCACGCCGACTGGCCGGTGGACAAGGCCGGCCCGGCGCGGGCCATCGAGGGGTTCGCGGACAAGGTCAGCGTCCTGCCCGGCGAGTCCTTCGGGCTGCACGTGTCGACGACCGCACCCCGGTTCACCGTCTCCGCCTACCGGATGGGCTGGTACGGCGGGGCCCGGGCGCGGCTGGTGTGGCGCTCCGAGGCCCTGCCCGGGGTCCGGCAGCCGGAGCACACGGTGGACGCCGCGACCAGGATGGTCCGCACCCGGTGGACCCGTACCGCCACGGTCGAGACGAAGGACTGGCCGGAGGGCAGCTACCTGCTGCGGCTGGACGCGCAGGGCGGCGAGGGCCGGCGGTTCGTGCCGATCACCGTGCGGTCCGCGGTGACCGCCGGTCGTACGGTCGTGGTCAACGCGGTAACCACCTGGCAGGCGTACAACCGGTGGGGCGGCTACGGCAGCTACGACGGCCCAAGCGGCGGCTTCGCCTCCCGCTCGCTCGCCGTGAGCTTCGACCGGCCGTACGAGTACGACGACGGCGCGGGCCTGTTCCTGGTCTACGAGGCCCCGCTGATCGCGCTGGCCGAGCGGCTCGGCATACCCCTCGCCTACACGACCACCACCGACGTGGCACGGGAGAAGCGGCTCCTGGAGGGAGCGGCGGCGGTGCTCTCGCTCGGGCACGACGAGTACTGGTCGCCGGAGCAGCGCGCCCATTTCACGGCCGCCCGCGACGCCGGCACCAACATCGCGGTCCTGGGCGCGAACTGCTGCTACCGCCGGATCCGGCTGGAGCCCTCCGACCTGGGGCCGGACCGCACGCTGGTCTGCTACAAGTCGTCCTACGAGCAGGACCCGGGCTTCAAGCGCGGCCAGCCCGCGACGGTGGACTTCCGCTCCGTGCCCGGTGCGGACCCGGAGAGCTCGCTGCTCGGCGTGATCTACGACGGCTACCCGGTGGACGCCCCGTACGTGGTCACCAACCCCGGGCACTGGCTCTTCGAGGGCACCGGGGCGCAGGCGGGCGAACGTTTCGAGCACCTGGTCGGGGTCGAGTACGACAAGGTGGACACCAGCTTCCCGACGCCCCGGCCGATCGAGATCCTGGCCCACTCCCCCGTGGTGTGCGAGGGGCGACCCAGCCACCAGGACACGGCCTACTACACGGTGGCGAGCGGGGCGGGGGTGTTCGCGACCGGCACGATGCGGTGGGTGGAGGCCCTCGACGCGACCGGCGACGGCCGCAGCGGACGCAACCACGGTCTGGACGCGCGCTCGGGAGCGCTGACCACCCGGGTGACGGAGAACCTCCTGCGGGTGTTCGCGGCGGGACCGGCCGGACGGACGCACCCGGCGCAGGACAACGTCAAGGCGGTGTACGGGCGTTCGTGA
- a CDS encoding glycosyltransferase: MRILIATAGSRGDVAPYTGLGAALRDAGHEVALAATESFAPLAGEAGLEFRPLPADPRAHGDVQGKRELLRAASAFIADLGEGFADAVSNGTDLLLLSATTAPLGWHLTEATGIPSTGVYLQPTAPTGDFAPTLMGTRSLGRFGHRAAGRFALRMTDRVFEPAVARLRERLDLPTLTAARMRRRQDEAGWPVLHGFSTALVPRPSDWAAHLTVTGSWWPYVDAGRRLPADLEDFLAAGPPPVLVGFGSMAAGHGDRLSEIAVGALRRAGLRGILQSGSAGLAADGDDVLTIGDVPHALLFPRLAAVVHHAGAGTTAAAVRAGVPSVTVPVAADQPFWAARLTAIGAAPTPIPFRSLTPEALADALTAAVREPSYAKAAAVAAHHMSAEEAEASVVTAVRRLAQ, from the coding sequence ATGAGAATCCTGATCGCCACGGCCGGATCACGCGGTGATGTCGCACCCTATACCGGCCTGGGCGCCGCCCTCCGCGACGCCGGACACGAGGTCGCACTCGCCGCCACGGAGTCGTTCGCACCCCTTGCCGGGGAAGCCGGGCTGGAGTTCCGACCACTGCCCGCCGATCCACGGGCGCACGGTGACGTCCAGGGGAAGCGCGAACTGCTGCGGGCCGCCAGCGCGTTCATCGCGGACCTGGGCGAGGGGTTCGCCGATGCCGTCAGCAACGGCACGGACCTGCTCCTGCTGTCGGCCACCACCGCTCCGCTCGGCTGGCACCTCACCGAAGCCACCGGGATACCGAGCACGGGCGTGTACCTGCAGCCCACCGCCCCGACCGGCGACTTCGCCCCGACCTTGATGGGAACCCGCTCGCTGGGACGGTTCGGCCACCGCGCCGCCGGACGGTTCGCCCTGCGGATGACCGACCGGGTCTTCGAGCCGGCGGTGGCACGGCTGCGCGAACGCCTTGACCTGCCGACGCTGACTGCCGCACGGATGCGCCGGCGGCAGGACGAAGCCGGCTGGCCCGTCCTGCACGGCTTCAGCACGGCGCTGGTACCCCGCCCGTCCGACTGGGCGGCCCATCTGACCGTGACCGGCTCCTGGTGGCCGTACGTCGATGCCGGCCGTCGGCTGCCCGCGGACCTGGAGGACTTCCTGGCTGCCGGACCGCCACCGGTGCTGGTCGGCTTCGGCAGCATGGCCGCCGGCCACGGGGACCGCCTGAGCGAGATCGCCGTAGGTGCCCTGCGGAGAGCCGGACTGCGGGGGATCCTCCAGTCGGGCAGCGCCGGGCTCGCCGCCGACGGGGACGATGTCCTGACCATCGGCGACGTACCGCACGCCCTGCTGTTCCCGCGGCTGGCCGCCGTCGTCCACCACGCCGGAGCCGGCACCACGGCGGCGGCAGTGCGCGCCGGGGTCCCATCCGTCACGGTACCGGTCGCCGCTGACCAGCCCTTCTGGGCCGCCCGGCTCACCGCGATCGGCGCAGCGCCGACCCCGATCCCCTTCCGCTCCTTGACTCCCGAAGCCCTCGCCGACGCGCTCACTGCTGCCGTACGAGAGCCGTCGTACGCGAAGGCGGCCGCGGTCGCCGCGCACCACATGTCGGCAGAGGAGGCAGAGGCCAGCGTCGTGACGGCGGTCCGACGGCTAGCGCAGTGA
- a CDS encoding tRNA(His) guanylyltransferase Thg1 family protein — translation MSDNTPLGDRMKRYEAVHRAVLPRRTYTLLRVDGRAFHTYMRGAARPFDEAFMADMDAVAEALCAEIAGAQFSYAQSDEISVLYTDFDSPGTEPWFGGVVAKQLSVAASLATAVLNERRPGKRALFDARLFTISDPIEVANYFLWRQRDAVRNSISMAAQAHFPHERLQGVSSGGLQELLWSQAGVNWSEYPDGCKRGRVAVRLTGERETAYVDRRTGREETTTAVRSWWETSAAPHFTTSAEGWLAATIPMMPSFAPAAV, via the coding sequence ATGTCGGACAACACCCCGCTGGGTGATCGGATGAAGCGCTACGAGGCGGTGCACCGTGCGGTCCTGCCGCGCCGCACCTACACGCTGCTGCGGGTGGACGGCCGCGCCTTCCACACCTACATGCGCGGCGCGGCCCGGCCGTTCGACGAGGCCTTCATGGCCGACATGGACGCCGTCGCCGAGGCTCTCTGCGCGGAGATCGCCGGAGCGCAGTTCTCGTACGCCCAGTCCGACGAGATCAGCGTCCTCTACACCGACTTCGACAGTCCGGGCACCGAGCCCTGGTTCGGCGGCGTGGTCGCCAAACAGCTGTCGGTCGCCGCGTCGCTGGCCACGGCCGTCCTGAACGAACGCCGGCCGGGCAAGCGCGCCTTGTTCGACGCCCGCCTGTTCACGATCTCCGATCCGATCGAGGTCGCGAACTACTTCTTGTGGCGGCAGCGGGACGCCGTGCGCAACAGCATCAGCATGGCCGCGCAGGCGCACTTCCCCCACGAGCGCCTCCAGGGCGTCTCCTCCGGCGGCCTGCAGGAACTGCTGTGGTCGCAGGCCGGGGTCAACTGGAGCGAGTACCCGGACGGCTGCAAGCGGGGGCGGGTCGCCGTACGCCTGACCGGTGAACGGGAGACGGCCTACGTCGACCGGCGCACGGGCCGGGAGGAAACCACCACCGCGGTCCGCTCCTGGTGGGAAACCTCGGCCGCGCCGCACTTCACCACGAGCGCCGAGGGCTGGCTGGCCGCCACGATCCCGATGATGCCGAGCTTCGCGCCGGCCGCCGTCTGA
- a CDS encoding VOC family protein, translating to MSVHLNHTIVHSRDNRESATFLAHVLGLEVGTEWGPFIPVETGNGVTLDFATVPADSMTPQHYAFLLSEEEFDVAFEKIRSARAPYFADPHGRHPGEINHNDGGRGVYFTDPSGHVMEIITRPYGYQEPGAA from the coding sequence ATGTCCGTCCATCTGAACCACACGATCGTCCACTCCCGTGACAACCGGGAGTCCGCCACCTTCCTGGCCCATGTCCTCGGCCTGGAGGTCGGGACCGAGTGGGGACCCTTCATCCCCGTGGAGACCGGGAACGGCGTCACCCTGGACTTCGCGACCGTCCCGGCCGATTCCATGACCCCGCAGCACTACGCGTTCCTCCTCTCGGAGGAGGAGTTCGACGTGGCGTTCGAGAAGATCCGGTCGGCGCGGGCCCCGTACTTCGCCGACCCGCACGGCCGGCACCCCGGCGAGATCAACCACAACGACGGTGGCCGCGGGGTGTACTTCACGGACCCGAGCGGCCACGTAATGGAGATCATCACGCGCCCGTACGGCTACCAGGAGCCGGGCGCCGCGTAG
- a CDS encoding HEAT repeat domain-containing protein — protein MVALHEDEEAVRRLAASAHLLLRSSVATARRLPPDVVERLARDEDRVVRLFLAERCDDAPADVLLEVWQWWNGSYSTPDRPYGHPNFPRRDLLRYADHPHPRLRQLALDDPDSTPALVERFSGDEDAEVRLRAATDPRLSPDSVVRMLDDPDGGVRAMAARHPRVPVPVLVALLDDEDTAGAAARNPALPVAVMDRMTAPGP, from the coding sequence GTGGTGGCACTGCACGAGGACGAGGAGGCCGTGCGCCGCCTCGCGGCCTCTGCGCACCTCCTGCTGCGCAGCAGCGTCGCGACGGCCCGGCGGCTGCCGCCGGACGTGGTGGAGCGGCTGGCCCGGGACGAGGACCGGGTCGTACGGCTCTTCCTCGCCGAGCGGTGCGACGATGCTCCGGCGGACGTGCTGCTGGAGGTGTGGCAGTGGTGGAACGGGAGCTACTCCACCCCCGACCGGCCCTACGGGCACCCGAACTTCCCGCGGCGCGACCTGCTCCGGTACGCCGACCACCCGCACCCGCGGCTGCGGCAACTGGCCCTCGACGACCCGGACTCGACGCCCGCTCTGGTGGAACGGTTCAGCGGGGACGAGGACGCCGAGGTGCGGCTGCGCGCCGCCACCGACCCCCGGCTGTCGCCGGACTCGGTGGTACGGATGCTCGACGATCCGGACGGCGGGGTGCGCGCGATGGCGGCGCGGCACCCACGGGTGCCCGTACCCGTCCTCGTCGCACTGCTCGACGACGAGGACACGGCGGGGGCCGCGGCCAGGAACCCGGCGCTCCCGGTGGCCGTCATGGACCGGATGACCGCCCCGGGGCCGTGA
- a CDS encoding PhoX family protein: MADLVPPHPESAGAPPFEEVVASSPSRRQVVAGGTAALVAFLGFGTPTARAATAAATPAPPPAGREPKGLLGFAAVPTATTDAVTVPPGHTVQTLAPWGRPLYSGGPAWLVNGGNSSADQARQIGSHHSGLHFFPYDDGPRGSQRGTLVVNHEATDATLLHRDGGAALTREKVDKSLAAQGLSVVEVRESGGTWDIGDSPRNVRITGTTPVNFSGPVGSGHPALRTGTAHAGTLGNSAYGVTPWGT; encoded by the coding sequence ATGGCAGATCTGGTTCCTCCCCACCCCGAGTCGGCGGGGGCCCCGCCGTTCGAGGAGGTCGTGGCCTCCTCGCCCTCCCGCCGTCAGGTCGTGGCCGGCGGCACGGCCGCCCTCGTGGCCTTCCTCGGCTTCGGCACCCCCACCGCCCGGGCCGCCACCGCAGCCGCCACCCCGGCGCCGCCGCCCGCCGGCCGGGAGCCGAAGGGCCTCCTCGGCTTCGCCGCGGTGCCGACCGCGACCACGGACGCGGTGACCGTACCGCCCGGCCACACGGTGCAGACCCTGGCGCCGTGGGGCCGGCCCCTGTACTCCGGTGGGCCTGCGTGGCTGGTTAACGGCGGCAACAGCTCCGCCGACCAGGCCCGCCAGATCGGCTCGCACCACAGCGGGCTGCACTTCTTCCCGTACGACGACGGCCCCCGGGGCAGCCAGCGCGGGACGCTCGTCGTCAACCACGAGGCCACGGACGCCACGCTGCTCCACCGGGACGGCGGCGCGGCCCTGACACGCGAGAAGGTCGACAAGTCCCTGGCCGCGCAGGGGCTGAGCGTGGTCGAGGTGCGCGAGAGCGGCGGCACCTGGGACATCGGCGACTCGCCGCGCAACGTCCGCATCACCGGCACGACCCCGGTGAACTTCTCCGGCCCGGTGGGGTCCGGTCACCCGGCGCTGCGCACCGGTACGGCCCACGCCGGCACACTGGGCAACAGCGCCTACGGGGTGACCCCTTGGGGCACGTAG
- a CDS encoding SCO6745 family protein, whose translation MTYDTAHAPGTVRQLWQLLEPLHAVVYFAPEAYEEAGALGYATDDRWPMYFAYRAAPLGPAGAGLVNALFYSFSPRMVDHYLARSWHTAPPARVLAARAVAADRSLHALLGERTASPDLAEAARLARRAAEAVTTGGRPLAAANAALPWPSAPHTVLWHAATILREHRGDGHLAALQAHHLDPVESLVLQSGVGAAPAPWFESRQWSAGEWNAARERLASRGLLAEDGAATGAGLTLRTRVEKLTDELASGPWSELTPQEAARLADLLLPPVLDIVGAGILPTQGTLGIGVKYDYED comes from the coding sequence ATGACCTACGACACCGCACACGCACCGGGCACGGTCCGGCAGCTGTGGCAGCTGCTCGAACCGCTCCACGCCGTCGTCTACTTCGCCCCCGAGGCCTACGAGGAGGCCGGCGCGCTCGGCTACGCCACCGACGACCGGTGGCCGATGTACTTCGCCTACCGGGCCGCACCGCTGGGCCCGGCCGGAGCGGGGCTCGTGAACGCCCTCTTCTACAGCTTCAGCCCGCGCATGGTGGACCACTACCTCGCACGCTCCTGGCACACCGCCCCGCCCGCCCGGGTGCTCGCGGCCCGGGCCGTCGCCGCCGACCGCTCCCTGCACGCCCTGCTCGGCGAGCGCACCGCCTCACCGGACCTGGCCGAGGCCGCCCGGCTCGCCCGGCGCGCCGCCGAGGCCGTCACCACCGGCGGGCGCCCGCTGGCCGCCGCCAACGCCGCCCTGCCCTGGCCCTCGGCACCGCACACCGTGCTCTGGCACGCGGCGACGATCCTGCGCGAGCACCGCGGGGACGGCCACCTCGCCGCCCTGCAGGCCCACCACCTCGACCCGGTCGAGTCCCTGGTCCTGCAGTCGGGCGTGGGAGCCGCGCCGGCACCGTGGTTCGAGAGCCGCCAGTGGTCCGCGGGCGAGTGGAACGCCGCCCGCGAGCGGCTCGCCTCCCGGGGTCTGCTGGCCGAGGACGGCGCGGCCACCGGAGCGGGGCTGACGCTGCGCACCCGCGTCGAGAAGCTCACCGACGAACTCGCCTCGGGCCCGTGGTCGGAGCTGACCCCGCAGGAAGCGGCCCGGCTCGCGGACCTCCTCCTCCCGCCGGTCCTCGACATCGTCGGCGCCGGGATCCTCCCGACCCAGGGGACCCTGGGCATCGGGGTGAAGTACGACTACGAGGACTGA
- a CDS encoding MerR family transcriptional regulator — translation MGYTVGQVSAFAGVTVRTLHHYDKAGLLSPGDRSRAGYRRYDDADLARLQQILFYRELGFPLDAIAEILANPQASALEHLRTRQRQLTEEITRLQRLAEVAERAIEVQQTGVSLTPEERFEVFGEVAFDLTYATDAQSKWRDSNGHREAMARASAHTKEDWRRLMAEAAAWRADLLAAYDDGEPGDGERAMDIAEEHRLHVSRWFTPCPPQMHRRIADDFAADPRAFALVVPPSRQRPGLAAYLAQAVRANALRHIHIEEPRVRNTDENPDRHGRITR, via the coding sequence ATGGGCTATACCGTGGGTCAGGTCTCGGCCTTCGCCGGGGTGACCGTGCGCACGCTCCACCACTACGACAAGGCAGGGCTGCTCTCGCCCGGCGACCGCAGCCGGGCCGGGTACCGCCGCTACGACGACGCCGACCTGGCGCGGCTCCAGCAGATCCTCTTCTACCGCGAACTGGGCTTCCCGCTGGACGCGATCGCCGAGATCCTCGCGAACCCGCAAGCCAGCGCGCTGGAGCACCTGCGGACCCGGCAGCGGCAACTGACGGAGGAGATCACCCGACTGCAGCGCCTGGCCGAGGTGGCCGAGCGGGCGATCGAGGTCCAGCAGACCGGGGTGTCCTTGACGCCCGAGGAACGCTTCGAGGTCTTCGGTGAGGTCGCCTTCGACCTCACCTACGCCACCGACGCCCAATCGAAGTGGCGGGACTCGAACGGACACCGGGAGGCGATGGCGCGGGCCTCCGCCCACACCAAGGAGGACTGGCGGCGGCTGATGGCCGAGGCCGCCGCATGGCGGGCGGACCTGCTCGCCGCCTACGACGACGGCGAGCCCGGCGACGGTGAACGGGCCATGGACATCGCCGAGGAACATCGGCTGCACGTGTCCCGCTGGTTCACGCCCTGCCCGCCACAGATGCACCGGCGGATCGCGGACGACTTCGCCGCCGATCCTCGCGCCTTCGCCCTCGTCGTGCCGCCCTCGCGGCAACGTCCCGGCCTGGCCGCCTACCTGGCCCAAGCGGTACGCGCCAACGCGTTGCGCCACATCCACATCGAAGAACCACGTGTAAGGAACACCGATGAGAATCCTGATCGCCACGGCCGGATCACGCGGTGA
- a CDS encoding RICIN domain-containing protein has protein sequence MPRTTRSAAVVAAAAVAFAAALTGTAGADATGVTAPAAQAGPQPVYWAAPPQGVTVAAPQRLLNQPVRITNDFAKRPTTQCLDVDANGGGNGTVVQVWQCNGTSQQRWYLWNNGALESYRFPGKCLDADLGGGGRNGTKVQIWDCNNSPQQSWSHPSGDRAIYNARFYSGGNIVMDRDANVVGNGARIQLWQKNFQSQQWWDVWADT, from the coding sequence ATGCCTCGTACCACCCGATCGGCGGCGGTCGTCGCAGCCGCCGCCGTCGCCTTCGCCGCCGCTCTGACCGGTACCGCCGGGGCCGATGCCACCGGTGTGACTGCACCCGCGGCCCAGGCCGGACCCCAGCCGGTGTACTGGGCCGCACCGCCGCAGGGCGTGACGGTCGCCGCACCACAGCGGTTGCTGAACCAACCCGTGCGGATCACCAACGACTTCGCCAAACGCCCCACCACCCAGTGTCTGGACGTGGACGCGAACGGCGGCGGCAACGGCACGGTCGTCCAGGTCTGGCAATGCAACGGGACCTCCCAGCAGCGTTGGTACCTCTGGAACAACGGCGCGCTGGAGAGCTACCGCTTCCCCGGCAAGTGCCTGGACGCAGACCTGGGCGGCGGCGGCCGCAACGGCACCAAGGTGCAGATCTGGGACTGCAACAACAGCCCGCAGCAGAGCTGGTCCCACCCGTCGGGCGACCGTGCGATCTACAACGCACGCTTCTACAGCGGCGGCAACATCGTCATGGACCGCGACGCGAACGTCGTGGGCAACGGAGCCCGCATCCAGCTGTGGCAGAAGAACTTCCAGTCGCAGCAATGGTGGGACGTCTGGGCCGACACGTGA
- a CDS encoding WG repeat-containing protein — translation MPSSTTAPPPYVVPCAGPGGSGTRYALVGADGRLVRAPDLSAVGAFHPDGRGGFVAPAADPEGRCGYLDHRGVWLAEPALPYTEVFEETGLSRFRAEDGRWGYAGTDGTPVIPATLTEAHVFRHGLAAARTDDGTGYIDATGRFVIRPQHAGAGVFASNGLAGVRMAEGGPCGYIDRTGRTVIEPRFDGARPFGPDGAAPVRVGELWGLIDEKGEWIVEPSFRMLNPFGANGLAYVLGGTVGDHFRGFLNARGELVIKSEGNRLSEDFRCGLVRFDNGYAHGYLDAAGEEVIEQEYEWAEDFDGAGAAVAHYLEPLDEDDPEEARAAAADRPSGRAWGVLRSDGRFIPVHHPEPLTDAGGWVLGFGYGTGLAAFVTRDGGVAHVDRDGMDVCRVEATADGAALRLVDRAGTTLWETTGAEGTFASVEPAHCQEAHSYLVYPGAPERDVAELAGELLAADPRPFEPCSLIFDSREDPYEPAETEDDPDADGIWFGAMSVVAETFLYAEHQHDFSFLQDWANERFGEIEADMIGRLTARFGDPLPGAELCLRYGDGESSTVWQVGAQQLVLQSYVLVGDGDVEIQLWLAAVAPSDEDAQP, via the coding sequence ATGCCGTCCAGCACCACCGCCCCGCCGCCCTACGTCGTTCCCTGCGCGGGGCCGGGCGGTTCCGGGACGCGGTACGCCCTCGTCGGCGCCGACGGACGGCTGGTGCGGGCGCCGGACCTGAGCGCGGTCGGGGCGTTCCACCCGGACGGCCGGGGCGGGTTCGTCGCCCCCGCCGCCGACCCGGAGGGCCGGTGCGGCTACCTCGACCACCGCGGTGTGTGGCTGGCCGAACCGGCGCTGCCCTACACCGAGGTGTTCGAGGAGACCGGGCTCTCCCGGTTCCGGGCGGAGGACGGCCGCTGGGGCTACGCCGGGACGGACGGCACACCCGTCATACCGGCCACCCTGACGGAGGCCCACGTGTTCCGCCACGGCCTGGCCGCCGCCCGCACCGATGACGGGACGGGCTACATCGACGCCACGGGCCGCTTCGTGATACGCCCGCAGCACGCAGGGGCGGGAGTGTTCGCGTCGAACGGGCTCGCCGGCGTGCGGATGGCCGAAGGCGGGCCCTGCGGCTACATCGACCGCACGGGCCGCACGGTCATCGAGCCGCGGTTCGACGGAGCACGGCCCTTCGGACCCGACGGCGCGGCGCCCGTGCGGGTGGGCGAGCTGTGGGGCCTGATCGACGAGAAGGGGGAGTGGATCGTCGAGCCGTCCTTCCGGATGCTCAACCCCTTCGGCGCGAACGGCCTCGCCTACGTCCTCGGCGGCACCGTCGGCGACCACTTCCGGGGCTTCCTGAACGCCCGCGGCGAGCTGGTGATCAAGTCGGAGGGCAACCGGCTCTCCGAGGACTTCCGGTGCGGGCTGGTGCGTTTCGACAACGGCTACGCGCACGGCTACCTCGACGCCGCCGGCGAGGAGGTCATCGAGCAGGAGTACGAGTGGGCGGAGGACTTCGACGGCGCGGGGGCCGCGGTGGCCCACTACCTCGAACCCCTGGACGAGGACGACCCCGAGGAGGCCCGCGCGGCGGCCGCCGACCGCCCCTCCGGGCGGGCGTGGGGCGTCCTGCGCTCAGACGGCCGGTTCATCCCCGTCCACCATCCGGAGCCCCTCACCGACGCCGGGGGCTGGGTTCTCGGATTCGGCTACGGGACCGGACTCGCCGCGTTCGTCACCCGCGACGGCGGGGTGGCCCACGTGGACCGCGACGGCATGGACGTCTGCCGGGTCGAGGCCACCGCGGACGGTGCCGCCCTGCGCCTGGTGGACCGGGCCGGGACGACCCTGTGGGAAACCACCGGGGCCGAGGGCACCTTCGCGTCCGTGGAGCCCGCCCACTGCCAAGAGGCCCACTCGTACCTGGTCTACCCCGGTGCCCCGGAACGGGACGTCGCCGAGCTCGCGGGCGAGTTGCTCGCCGCCGATCCCCGCCCGTTCGAGCCCTGCTCGCTGATCTTCGACAGCAGGGAGGACCCGTACGAGCCCGCCGAGACCGAGGACGACCCGGACGCGGACGGCATCTGGTTCGGTGCCATGAGCGTGGTCGCGGAGACGTTTCTCTACGCCGAGCACCAGCACGACTTCTCCTTCCTCCAGGACTGGGCGAACGAACGGTTCGGTGAGATCGAGGCCGACATGATCGGCCGGCTCACCGCCCGCTTCGGCGACCCGCTCCCGGGAGCCGAGCTGTGCCTGCGCTACGGCGACGGCGAGTCGTCCACCGTGTGGCAGGTCGGCGCACAGCAGCTGGTCCTTCAGTCCTACGTCCTGGTCGGCGACGGGGACGTGGAGATCCAGCTCTGGCTCGCCGCCGTCGCGCCGTCCGACGAGGACGCGCAGCCGTAG